A single window of Polaribacter sp. SA4-10 DNA harbors:
- a CDS encoding universal stress protein codes for MKHILVPIGSTENAQNTLQYAIDFAAEINAKVLVFRAYNVQTKAGTIINIDAIIERETNLYLRTMVNAADRKNVDVKLISSKRSVVDSVEAIDNEIGIDLIIIGTKSNSIKESVFLGKTAGKLVKQTNLPIIAVPEGYKFAPIKNILMAFKSGIVKRKSALSAIKFIVDKFESNVNLLLVKTPNYKEEDLILNSALTKFQTTLTITENVTTFQGVLEHFQTQKPDMLCVFRRKRGFFKKLWEKNIILKEEFHTPVPLLILKGMK; via the coding sequence ATGAAACATATTTTAGTACCTATTGGATCTACAGAAAATGCACAAAACACATTACAATATGCTATTGATTTTGCCGCAGAAATAAATGCTAAAGTTTTAGTTTTTAGAGCTTATAACGTGCAAACGAAAGCAGGTACAATAATAAATATTGATGCAATTATTGAGCGTGAGACTAATTTATATTTACGTACAATGGTGAATGCGGCTGATAGAAAAAATGTAGATGTTAAATTAATTTCTTCTAAAAGAAGTGTAGTTGATAGTGTTGAAGCAATAGATAATGAAATAGGTATTGATTTAATTATAATTGGTACAAAAAGTAATTCTATAAAAGAAAGTGTGTTTTTAGGAAAAACTGCTGGTAAATTAGTAAAACAAACAAATTTACCAATTATTGCAGTGCCTGAAGGTTACAAATTTGCTCCCATTAAAAACATTTTAATGGCGTTTAAATCTGGAATTGTAAAACGTAAATCTGCTTTAAGTGCAATAAAGTTTATTGTTGATAAATTTGAATCTAATGTGAATTTATTATTGGTAAAAACCCCAAACTATAAAGAAGAAGATTTAATACTGAACTCAGCATTAACAAAATTTCAAACAACCTTAACTATTACTGAAAATGTAACTACTTTTCAAGGAGTTTTAGAACACTTTCAAACTCAAAAACCAGATATGTTATGTGTTTTTAGAAGAAAAAGAGGTTTCTTTAAAAAATTATGGGAAAAAAACATAATACTGAAAGAAGAATTTCATACTCCTGTTCCTTTATTGATTTTAAAAGGAATGAAGTAA
- a CDS encoding PD-(D/E)XK nuclease family protein — protein MQTFISETIDDILKTTTSFEDVVFVMPSQRAKVFVKQTFKDKISVGFLPEILNIEQFVRQISGVEKADSVQLLFHFYTIYKSIETAPDSFDVFSSWAFTVLQDFNEIDQHLIDTKEIFIYLRDIQRLKKWSVTGTFKETELIKDHYFFLEKLNKYYNALYQFFIEKNIGYQGLMYREASKKVDAYLEKNKNKKFFFVGFNALNKAEEFLFQKVLEKGNSEIYWDIDVAFFKSNHQAGTFIRKYKAEWKYYEKNEIKTIGNSFSSPKNIQVIGASKNNTQVKYAGEILEKITDFKNTALVLADETLLPITLNSLPQNINAINITMGYPLKDIPTTSLLLSVFQLFISQEKLQKTIVNEFYHKDVIRFFKHQSIYGLLSEDNTSIIDDFSAEIAKENNTFISKNQIADFLINVDPQIKDVLLTIFSSYNSINEFIERVLNLINVLKETENQLEKEYLFRFFTAFTQLKTLQKEYAYFKDLKTLHLFFRQLISSESLSFQGEPLRGLQLMGMLETRVLDFENIILISANEGILPASSQQNSFIPFDVKTAFGLPTYREKDAIFSYHFFRLIQRAKNVFILYNTESDVFGSGEKSRFVTQMEKMRTDVVQKIVSPKVVTEKIELKEIVKDDEVFKKLKELAKKGISPSALTSYLYNPIAFYKQKILKLKEFDDVEETVAYNTLGTVVHETLDELYTPFVSKFLKTEHISGMEEKADELVVKHFKIHFKNGDISTGKNRLIFEVAKRFVSNFLAQEKRVLSDKNNQLKIIATEETLSTEIFIDELNFPIKIHGQVDRVDELNGVLRIIDYKTGMVDNSNLKVLNFEDLRKEKHHKAIQVLLYALLYTKNKNYDFTQSLEAGIYSFKNLNKGFLSINFSSNYRNPENEISEEKLNEFLAEIKSYIKEIYNPEIGFIEPADLKY, from the coding sequence TTTTTACCAGAAATTTTAAATATAGAACAATTTGTAAGGCAAATTTCTGGTGTAGAAAAAGCAGATAGCGTTCAGTTATTATTTCATTTTTATACCATTTATAAAAGTATTGAAACAGCACCAGACTCTTTTGATGTTTTTTCTTCCTGGGCTTTTACCGTTTTACAAGATTTTAATGAAATAGACCAACACTTAATAGACACAAAAGAAATTTTTATTTATTTAAGAGACATACAACGTTTAAAAAAATGGTCTGTCACAGGTACTTTTAAAGAAACAGAATTAATTAAAGATCATTATTTCTTTCTAGAAAAGTTAAATAAATATTACAACGCTTTATATCAATTTTTTATTGAAAAAAATATAGGCTATCAGGGCTTAATGTATAGAGAAGCTAGTAAAAAAGTTGATGCATATTTAGAAAAAAATAAAAACAAAAAGTTCTTTTTTGTTGGGTTTAACGCACTAAATAAAGCAGAGGAATTTTTATTTCAAAAAGTATTAGAAAAAGGGAATTCGGAAATTTATTGGGACATTGATGTTGCTTTTTTTAAATCAAATCATCAGGCAGGAACTTTTATTAGAAAATATAAAGCTGAATGGAAATATTATGAGAAAAATGAGATAAAAACGATTGGAAATTCATTCTCATCGCCAAAAAATATACAAGTAATTGGTGCTTCTAAAAATAATACTCAAGTAAAATATGCTGGAGAAATTTTAGAAAAAATAACAGATTTTAAGAATACAGCATTGGTTTTAGCAGATGAAACTTTGTTGCCAATTACCTTAAATTCTTTACCTCAAAATATTAATGCAATTAATATTACAATGGGGTATCCTTTAAAAGATATTCCAACAACAAGTTTATTATTGTCTGTTTTTCAGTTGTTTATTTCACAAGAAAAATTACAAAAAACAATTGTAAATGAGTTTTACCATAAAGATGTAATTCGTTTTTTTAAACACCAATCTATTTATGGATTGCTTTCTGAGGATAATACATCTATAATTGATGATTTTTCAGCAGAAATAGCAAAAGAAAATAATACGTTTATCAGTAAAAATCAGATTGCTGATTTTTTAATAAATGTAGACCCCCAAATTAAAGATGTTTTATTAACTATTTTTAGTTCTTACAATTCAATTAATGAATTTATAGAGCGGGTTTTAAACCTGATTAACGTTTTAAAAGAAACCGAAAATCAACTTGAAAAAGAATATTTATTTAGATTTTTTACTGCATTTACGCAATTAAAAACCTTGCAGAAAGAATATGCTTATTTTAAAGATTTAAAAACCTTGCACTTGTTTTTTAGACAATTAATTTCTTCTGAAAGTTTGTCTTTTCAAGGAGAACCATTAAGAGGTTTACAATTAATGGGAATGTTAGAAACACGTGTTTTAGATTTTGAAAATATTATTTTAATTTCTGCAAACGAAGGTATTTTGCCAGCAAGTAGCCAACAAAATTCATTTATTCCTTTTGATGTAAAAACAGCTTTTGGTTTGCCTACTTATAGAGAAAAAGACGCTATTTTTTCATATCACTTTTTTAGGTTAATTCAGAGAGCAAAAAACGTTTTTATTCTTTATAATACAGAAAGTGATGTTTTTGGAAGTGGAGAAAAAAGCCGATTTGTAACACAAATGGAAAAGATGAGAACAGATGTGGTTCAAAAAATTGTTTCTCCAAAAGTGGTTACAGAAAAGATAGAATTAAAAGAAATTGTAAAAGATGATGAAGTCTTTAAAAAATTAAAAGAATTAGCTAAAAAAGGGATTTCTCCATCTGCTTTAACCAGTTACCTATACAATCCAATTGCGTTTTATAAACAGAAGATTTTAAAATTAAAAGAGTTTGATGATGTAGAAGAAACAGTTGCTTATAATACATTAGGTACCGTTGTTCATGAAACTTTAGATGAATTATATACCCCTTTTGTAAGTAAGTTTCTGAAGACAGAACATATTTCTGGTATGGAAGAAAAAGCCGATGAATTGGTTGTTAAACATTTTAAAATTCACTTTAAAAATGGCGATATTTCAACAGGAAAAAACCGTTTAATTTTTGAGGTTGCAAAGAGATTTGTCTCCAATTTTTTAGCACAAGAAAAAAGGGTATTGTCAGATAAAAACAATCAACTTAAAATTATTGCAACAGAAGAAACGTTGTCTACAGAGATTTTTATTGATGAATTAAATTTTCCTATAAAAATTCACGGTCAAGTAGATAGAGTAGATGAACTTAATGGCGTACTAAGAATTATAGATTACAAAACAGGAATGGTAGATAATTCTAACCTTAAAGTTTTAAATTTTGAAGACTTACGAAAAGAAAAACATCACAAAGCTATTCAGGTTTTATTGTATGCATTATTATATACAAAAAACAAAAACTACGATTTCACCCAATCATTAGAAGCAGGAATTTATTCTTTTAAAAATCTAAATAAAGGATTTTTATCCATCAATTTTTCATCCAATTATAGAAATCCAGAGAATGAAATCTCTGAAGAAAAATTAAACGAATTTCTAGCGGAAATTAAAAGCTACATCAAGGAAATTTACAATCCAGAAATAGGTTTTATAGAGCCAGCAGATTTAAAATATTAA